A region of Candidatus Binatus sp. DNA encodes the following proteins:
- a CDS encoding GNAT family N-acetyltransferase produces MEVRAAHHGERDEVLDLLERWYDDREFFARYNHNDSGFRDALCLVARDRGQLVSTVQIFDRAINLDGQSVPMGGIGSVFTLEEYRHKGVASALMSLAVDTMVREGFEVSLLFAERLTFYHQFGWREIERQFSILADAASVNAANRFVIDNFEIARDLAEVAAIHRGYSGRFNVTAVRDDAAWRANLKFAGNQPLYPGEGSEEYFVLCRDGGAIAAYARVTRLRGISMVMEFGYVAGAVDAMLATFKYLGEQSSGMAVTSRRIGDHRRAALLHSASTPAAPAVLVTHTAHDPTLEKALDGAGCPVAHHTDNFYMWQILAPDKLAMRFAMAPQGASARAFEIFTDSRSLFWTADRF; encoded by the coding sequence ATGGAAGTCCGGGCCGCGCATCACGGCGAGCGTGACGAGGTGCTCGACCTGCTCGAGCGATGGTACGACGACCGCGAATTTTTCGCCCGCTACAATCATAACGATTCGGGCTTTCGCGATGCGTTGTGCCTGGTCGCGCGCGACCGCGGCCAACTGGTTTCCACCGTCCAGATTTTCGATCGCGCTATAAACCTCGACGGGCAATCGGTTCCGATGGGTGGCATCGGCTCCGTCTTCACGCTCGAGGAGTACCGGCACAAGGGCGTCGCCTCGGCGCTGATGAGCCTTGCCGTCGATACCATGGTGCGCGAGGGCTTCGAAGTATCCTTGCTGTTCGCCGAGCGCCTGACCTTCTACCACCAGTTCGGATGGCGTGAGATCGAGCGCCAGTTCAGCATCCTGGCGGACGCCGCTTCCGTGAACGCAGCCAATCGTTTCGTCATCGACAATTTCGAGATTGCGCGCGACCTTGCCGAAGTTGCCGCGATTCATCGCGGCTACAGCGGCCGATTCAATGTCACCGCGGTCCGCGACGACGCCGCGTGGCGGGCCAATCTCAAATTCGCCGGCAATCAGCCGCTCTATCCCGGCGAAGGCTCCGAGGAATATTTCGTGCTGTGTCGCGACGGCGGAGCAATCGCGGCGTACGCGCGGGTGACGCGCCTGCGCGGCATCTCGATGGTGATGGAGTTCGGATACGTTGCCGGCGCGGTTGACGCGATGCTCGCGACGTTCAAGTACCTCGGCGAGCAGTCATCCGGCATGGCGGTCACGAGCCGGCGCATCGGGGATCATCGGCGCGCCGCCCTGCTCCACAGCGCTTCCACGCCCGCCGCGCCGGCGGTTCTCGTCACTCATACCGCGCACGATCCCACGCTCGAAAAAGCACTGGACGGCGCGGGCTGTCCCGTCGCGCATCACACCGACAACTTCTACATGTGGCAGATTCTTGCGCCCGACAAACTTGCGATGCGGTTCGCGATGGCTCCGCAAGGCGCGTCAGCGCGCGCGTTCGAAATCTTCACCGATTCGCGATCCTTGTTCTGGACCGCCGACCGCTTCTGA
- the gspC gene encoding type II secretion system protein GspC, translating to MEIRFTQLHVTILNFVLVGALAIASAICVRDIVEHAVSNEADAPAVSSAAPKAAGAHTRAYYDAIVKRDIFNEVPQESAAAPVVEEDLHLKLIGTSLQTKSKPYAIIEDQNNTESLYQVGEDIPDAGKLVGVETSRAIIDRNGHRVAIEIPALDLPEASPSALSGAIKAPQLRGLPAAVQRRMRRFGRPAPGNANDNSDDNSKPNDSKVALKKLGPGKFEASRAEVQQTMENPVQFFSQMRALPHFVNGKTDGFSISQVAPGSVFEQLGLQNGDLVTSIDGKPVTNPMQAMGLMQAMKTQSALDLTINRGGAPTTVHLDLR from the coding sequence ATGGAAATCAGGTTCACACAACTCCACGTCACGATTCTGAACTTCGTCCTGGTCGGAGCACTGGCGATCGCGTCGGCTATATGCGTGCGGGACATCGTCGAGCACGCCGTTTCAAACGAAGCCGACGCTCCGGCCGTATCGTCGGCCGCGCCCAAGGCCGCAGGCGCGCACACCCGCGCCTACTACGACGCAATCGTCAAGCGCGACATCTTCAACGAGGTCCCGCAGGAGAGCGCAGCCGCGCCGGTGGTGGAGGAAGATCTGCACCTGAAGCTGATCGGCACTTCGCTGCAGACCAAATCGAAGCCGTACGCGATCATCGAGGATCAAAACAACACCGAATCGCTCTACCAGGTGGGAGAGGACATCCCGGATGCGGGCAAGCTCGTAGGCGTCGAAACCAGCCGTGCGATCATCGACCGCAACGGCCATCGCGTCGCCATCGAGATTCCGGCCTTGGACCTTCCCGAAGCGTCGCCTTCCGCTTTGAGCGGCGCGATCAAGGCGCCCCAGCTCAGAGGCCTTCCCGCTGCCGTGCAGCGCAGAATGCGCCGGTTTGGTCGTCCGGCGCCCGGTAATGCCAACGATAATAGCGACGACAACAGCAAACCCAACGACAGCAAAGTCGCGCTCAAGAAGCTCGGCCCCGGAAAGTTCGAGGCCAGCCGCGCCGAAGTTCAGCAGACGATGGAAAACCCTGTCCAGTTTTTCTCGCAAATGCGCGCGCTGCCTCATTTCGTCAACGGCAAGACCGACGGCTTCTCGATCTCCCAGGTCGCGCCGGGCTCCGTCTTCGAGCAACTCGGCCTGCAGAACGGCGACTTGGTGACGTCGATCGACGGAAAGCCCGTCACCAATCCAATGCAGGCGATGGGCCTGATGCAAGCGATGAAAACCCAGTCGGCGCTCGATCTCACGATCAATCGCGGCGGAGCGCCAACCACGGTTCATCTCGATCTGCGCTGA
- a CDS encoding glutamate--cysteine ligase: MSELLENKEDLIRYFQQGGKPRARWRIGTEYEKVAVRTADCTAIPYSGPGGVEDLLRRMAASYGFEPEDEHGHIIALKGERAAITLEPGGQIELSGEQCETIHCAYTEFALHVRQVIDITSQIGATVLGLGMQPVSRIDQIELLPKVRYRIMYPYMARMGTLGQRMMKQTAGVQANLDYSDEADAMRKLRVSMGIVPLLYAIFANSPLSDGGLNGYHSFRGHIWTDTDRQRSGVPQFVFRGDCSFEDYAEYALDVPMYFLIRNHEYFDLTQPPGLTFRQYLARGYGRERATVDDWTNHLTTIFTEVRLKQYVEVRTADSQPPQFMLALPALLKGMLYDDDCIEAAWDLVKRWSYRERLEIADAAHKNGLDARVGKVKLQALGYELLQIAAKGLERARALNKSGQDESIYLLRLMDLIRGGHSHASLVISRWKGEWNYDIGRLVKGCAYEAESIL, from the coding sequence ATGAGTGAGTTGCTCGAAAACAAAGAGGATCTAATCCGCTACTTCCAGCAAGGCGGCAAGCCGCGCGCGCGATGGCGAATCGGCACCGAGTACGAGAAAGTCGCCGTCCGCACCGCCGACTGCACCGCCATACCCTACTCCGGTCCCGGCGGCGTCGAAGACCTGCTGCGCCGGATGGCGGCCAGCTACGGCTTCGAGCCCGAAGACGAGCACGGCCACATCATCGCGCTCAAGGGTGAACGCGCGGCGATCACACTGGAGCCGGGCGGTCAGATCGAGTTGTCCGGTGAGCAGTGCGAGACCATCCACTGCGCCTACACCGAGTTTGCGCTCCACGTGCGGCAAGTGATCGATATAACCAGCCAGATCGGCGCGACGGTGCTGGGACTGGGAATGCAGCCCGTAAGCCGCATCGACCAGATCGAACTGCTGCCCAAGGTCCGCTACCGCATCATGTACCCCTACATGGCGCGGATGGGAACGCTCGGCCAGCGGATGATGAAGCAGACCGCGGGCGTGCAGGCCAACCTGGACTATAGCGACGAGGCGGACGCGATGCGCAAGCTGCGCGTCAGCATGGGTATCGTGCCGCTGCTCTACGCGATCTTCGCCAACTCACCGCTGAGCGACGGCGGCCTCAACGGCTATCACAGCTTCCGCGGCCACATCTGGACCGACACCGACCGCCAACGCAGCGGGGTTCCCCAGTTCGTGTTTCGCGGCGATTGTTCGTTCGAGGATTACGCCGAGTACGCGCTCGACGTGCCGATGTACTTCCTGATTCGCAATCACGAGTACTTCGATCTCACCCAGCCGCCGGGCCTCACGTTCCGCCAATATCTCGCGCGCGGATACGGCCGCGAGCGCGCCACCGTTGACGACTGGACCAATCATCTGACCACCATTTTTACCGAGGTCCGCCTCAAGCAATACGTCGAGGTGCGCACCGCCGACAGCCAGCCGCCGCAATTCATGCTCGCGTTGCCCGCACTGCTCAAGGGCATGCTTTACGACGACGATTGCATCGAGGCGGCGTGGGACCTGGTCAAGCGATGGAGCTATCGCGAGCGGCTTGAGATCGCCGACGCCGCGCATAAGAACGGACTCGACGCGCGGGTCGGAAAAGTCAAGCTGCAGGCGCTCGGCTACGAACTTCTGCAGATCGCGGCCAAGGGACTCGAGCGTGCGCGGGCGTTGAACAAAAGCGGCCAGGATGAGAGCATCTACCTGTTGCGCCTGATGGACCTGATCCGCGGCGGCCACAGCCACGCCAGCCTTGTGATCAGCCGCTGGAAGGGTGAATGGAACTACGACATTGGCCGTCTAGTCAAAGGATGCGCTTACGAGGCTGAATCGATCCTGTAA